A stretch of the Streptomyces ortus genome encodes the following:
- a CDS encoding FAD binding domain-containing protein, whose protein sequence is MDFLRPASWEEALAAKAAHPTAVPIAGGTDVMVEINFDHRRPEYLLDLNRVRELGDWEVGEESVRLGASVPYSAIMDNLRGELPGLALASHTVASPQIRNRGGVGGNLGTASPAGDAHPALLAAGAEVEAESVRGSRLIPIDAFYTGVKRNALAPDELIRAVHIKKADGPQQYSKVGTRNAMVIAVCAFGLALHPATRTVRTGIGSAAPTPVRATAAEEFLNAALEEGGFWDNGKIITPSVAKQFAELCSGACNPIDDVRGTASYRRHAVGIMARRTLTWTWESYRGTAATEGVA, encoded by the coding sequence ATGGACTTCCTTCGCCCCGCCAGCTGGGAGGAGGCGCTCGCCGCGAAGGCAGCGCATCCCACGGCTGTGCCGATTGCGGGTGGCACCGATGTGATGGTCGAGATCAACTTCGACCACCGCCGGCCCGAGTACCTGCTGGACCTGAACCGCGTCCGCGAGCTGGGCGACTGGGAGGTCGGCGAGGAGTCGGTCCGCCTCGGCGCCTCCGTCCCGTACTCGGCGATCATGGACAACCTCCGCGGCGAGCTGCCCGGCCTGGCCCTGGCCTCCCACACCGTGGCCTCCCCGCAGATCCGCAACCGCGGCGGAGTCGGCGGCAATCTCGGCACCGCCTCCCCGGCCGGTGACGCCCACCCCGCCCTCCTCGCGGCGGGCGCCGAGGTCGAGGCCGAGTCCGTGCGGGGCTCGCGGCTGATCCCGATCGACGCCTTCTACACCGGGGTGAAGCGCAACGCGCTCGCACCCGACGAGCTGATCCGCGCCGTCCACATCAAGAAGGCGGACGGCCCGCAGCAGTACTCCAAGGTCGGCACCCGCAACGCCATGGTGATCGCCGTGTGCGCCTTCGGTCTCGCCCTGCATCCCGCCACCCGCACGGTCCGCACCGGCATCGGTTCGGCGGCCCCCACGCCCGTCCGGGCCACGGCGGCGGAGGAATTCCTGAACGCGGCGCTCGAAGAGGGCGGCTTCTGGGACAACGGCAAGATCATCACCCCGTCGGTGGCCAAGCAGTTCGCCGAGCTGTGCTCCGGCGCCTGCAACCCCATCGACGACGTCCGGGGCACCGCGAGCTACCGCCGGCACGCGGTGGGCATCATGGCCCGCCGCACGCTCACCTGGACCTGGGAGTCGTACCGCGGCACCGCCGCCACGGAGGGAGTCGCGTAA
- a CDS encoding (2Fe-2S)-binding protein has product MRVNFTVNGRPQEADDVWEGESLLYVLRERLGLPGSKNACEQGECGSCTVRLDNVPVCSCLVAAGQVEGRDVVTVEGLADFAKQRSDHGACASGASGAPAAPGGCGTPLDAAKRWEARPADSQTGEGAELAPIQQAFIDAGAVQCGFCTPGLLVAADEMLERNPTPTDADIREALSGNLCRCTGYEKIMDAVRLAAARQGEAV; this is encoded by the coding sequence ATGCGCGTCAATTTCACGGTCAACGGCCGTCCGCAGGAAGCCGACGACGTATGGGAGGGCGAGTCCCTGCTGTACGTACTGCGGGAGCGCCTGGGCCTGCCGGGCTCGAAGAACGCCTGCGAGCAGGGCGAGTGCGGCTCCTGCACGGTCCGCCTCGACAACGTCCCGGTGTGCTCCTGTCTGGTCGCGGCCGGACAGGTCGAGGGCCGCGACGTCGTCACGGTCGAGGGCCTGGCGGACTTCGCCAAACAGCGATCGGACCACGGCGCCTGTGCCTCCGGGGCCTCCGGAGCGCCCGCGGCCCCCGGCGGCTGCGGTACGCCGCTGGACGCGGCCAAGCGCTGGGAGGCGCGGCCCGCCGACTCGCAGACCGGCGAGGGGGCCGAACTAGCCCCGATCCAGCAGGCGTTCATCGACGCCGGAGCCGTCCAGTGCGGCTTCTGCACCCCCGGCCTGCTGGTCGCCGCCGACGAGATGCTGGAGCGCAACCCGACCCCGACCGACGCGGACATCCGCGAGGCGCTCTCGGGCAACCTCTGCCGCTGCACCG